In Microbacterium maritypicum, the following are encoded in one genomic region:
- a CDS encoding ABC transporter substrate-binding protein translates to MKVRTRIVALAAFSIGVLALTSCTGGGGTSDASGPIDTSGELSGTIQFQTWSLKNEKFTPYFEDLIDAFEKEHPDVTVEWLDQPGDGYQEKILSQANADTLPDVLNLPPDIAYPLVAAGKLIDLETADPDLKTAYNTGAWEAYSQYPGMEGTYGLPWYLSSDASWWNLAQLAPFGVTEENLPTTVDELLTLAKDVATESNGKVQLLSSIPALDTFTAAGMEVIDDEGEFDFNTDEAAAIIEKYADAYAAGAMPAEALTGDYGGNAEAYIQEKVAFTTGGTGFTTDLQKDAPALLENTVATPRLGVAPLYVQGLNVSADSDNKEAALAFAEFATNEENQVAFSSLAVGTAPGTAEGGDQVVDNIAATVTDEKQLSAIDTVFGAMKDAKALPFQWTSDMATYMTQQIALAVNGEADAKAQLDKIVEYANANRVDK, encoded by the coding sequence ATGAAAGTTCGCACACGCATTGTCGCTCTGGCAGCATTCAGCATCGGCGTACTGGCGCTGACGAGTTGCACGGGAGGCGGCGGCACCTCCGACGCCTCGGGCCCCATCGACACATCGGGCGAGCTGAGCGGCACCATCCAGTTCCAGACGTGGTCGCTCAAGAACGAGAAGTTCACCCCGTATTTCGAGGACCTCATCGACGCGTTCGAGAAGGAGCACCCCGACGTGACGGTCGAGTGGCTCGACCAGCCGGGCGACGGCTACCAGGAGAAGATCCTGAGCCAGGCGAACGCCGACACCCTCCCCGACGTGCTGAACCTGCCGCCTGACATCGCGTACCCGCTGGTCGCCGCGGGCAAGCTGATCGACCTGGAGACCGCCGACCCCGACCTGAAGACCGCCTACAACACGGGCGCCTGGGAGGCCTACAGCCAGTACCCGGGCATGGAGGGCACGTACGGCCTGCCCTGGTACCTCTCCAGCGACGCCTCCTGGTGGAACCTCGCGCAACTCGCACCCTTCGGCGTCACCGAGGAGAACCTCCCGACCACGGTCGACGAGCTCCTCACGCTCGCGAAAGACGTGGCCACCGAATCCAACGGCAAGGTGCAGCTCCTCTCCTCGATCCCGGCCCTCGACACGTTCACGGCCGCCGGCATGGAGGTCATCGACGACGAGGGCGAGTTCGACTTCAACACCGACGAGGCCGCGGCGATCATCGAGAAGTACGCGGATGCGTACGCGGCCGGCGCGATGCCCGCGGAAGCCCTGACCGGTGACTACGGCGGAAACGCGGAGGCGTACATCCAGGAGAAGGTCGCCTTCACCACCGGCGGCACCGGCTTCACGACCGACCTGCAGAAGGACGCACCGGCGCTGCTCGAGAACACGGTGGCGACGCCGCGACTCGGTGTCGCACCGCTGTACGTGCAGGGGCTCAACGTCTCGGCGGACTCCGACAACAAGGAGGCCGCGCTCGCCTTCGCCGAGTTCGCGACGAACGAGGAGAACCAGGTGGCCTTCTCGTCTCTGGCCGTCGGCACCGCACCTGGCACGGCCGAGGGCGGAGACCAGGTCGTCGACAACATCGCCGCGACCGTCACCGACGAGAAGCAGCTGTCGGCGATCGACACCGTGTTCGGCGCGATGAAGGACGCCAAGGCGCTGCCGTTCCAGTGGACCTCCGACATGGCTACGTACATGACCCAGCAGATCGCCCTCGCGGTCAACGGCGAGGCGGACGCGAAGGCCCAGCTCGACAAGATCGTCGAGTACGCCAACGCCAACCGCGTGGACAAGTAA
- a CDS encoding carbohydrate ABC transporter permease produces MRADTGIPAGRKTMRSHRWFTPWLLLGPAVAWVLVFALWPFLNTVFLSFTDAKPLRTPEFVGGANYERMFGDEMFWNALTTCLIYVVVCVPLLTILPLLLALLVQKKLPGISFFRTTFYFPVIASVVVVALIWTWLFDSRGIINQTLEFLGLVDKPMAFLVDRWLLLGCAILLTVWKGLGYYMVVYLAALGNVGKELHEAAMLDGAGSFRRFLSVTIPSVRGAMLLISVLIAVSAMRVFAELDVLSKSTGGPGGYDMSLVMLIRQVGSGLNGNIGYASAISVALFLLTLIPLVAIAVMNREKKAKVSA; encoded by the coding sequence ATGCGCGCGGACACCGGCATCCCGGCCGGCAGGAAGACGATGAGATCCCACCGGTGGTTCACACCCTGGCTGCTCCTCGGGCCCGCCGTCGCCTGGGTGCTGGTGTTCGCGCTCTGGCCGTTCCTGAACACGGTCTTCCTCAGCTTCACCGACGCCAAGCCCCTGCGGACGCCCGAGTTCGTCGGCGGGGCGAACTACGAGCGCATGTTCGGCGACGAGATGTTCTGGAACGCCCTGACGACGTGCCTCATCTATGTCGTCGTGTGCGTGCCGCTGCTCACGATCCTGCCGCTGCTGTTGGCCCTGCTCGTGCAGAAGAAGCTCCCCGGCATCTCGTTCTTCCGCACCACGTTCTACTTCCCCGTGATCGCCTCGGTGGTCGTGGTCGCCCTCATCTGGACCTGGTTGTTCGACAGCCGCGGCATCATCAACCAGACGCTCGAGTTCCTCGGGCTGGTCGACAAGCCGATGGCGTTCCTCGTCGACCGCTGGCTGCTGCTCGGCTGCGCCATCCTGCTCACGGTCTGGAAGGGCCTGGGCTACTACATGGTCGTGTACCTCGCGGCACTCGGGAACGTCGGCAAGGAGCTGCACGAGGCGGCGATGCTCGACGGCGCCGGCTCCTTCCGTCGCTTCCTGTCGGTGACGATCCCCTCCGTCCGCGGCGCGATGCTCCTCATCTCGGTGCTCATCGCGGTGTCCGCCATGAGGGTGTTCGCCGAGCTCGATGTGCTCTCGAAGAGCACGGGCGGCCCGGGCGGATACGACATGTCGCTCGTGATGCTCATCCGCCAGGTCGGCTCCGGCCTCAACGGGAACATCGGATACGCGTCCGCCATCAGCGTGGCGCTGTTCCTGCTCACCCTCATCCCGCTCGTCGCGATCGCCGTCATGAATCGCGAGAAGAAGGCGAAGGTCTCCGCATGA
- a CDS encoding carbohydrate ABC transporter permease — translation MSTLTPPRSTEDARPSEELSAPTRERMFRRRGSGDFSKPTLGGLIGRYALLLFVLVLVIGPFIWQLSTSFKGPQENIYSFPPELIPREPTLQNYSRVADIVPVYLYAWHSLLVSVGTVVSNVVLATFAGYALGCMRFRGKWIVMAILLSTLLFPGEVTVTSNFLTIRALGLADTLWGVFLPGAISAMNVLLIATACRMIPKDVLDAATVDGATTWQRIRHIVWPNIRGMVSVVAIFAFIGAWDDYLWPLIVLSDPSKYTLTVGMAYLNSSFSVDPRLIAAGTMIALVPIVIMFSFTQRFFFKGVQEGAIKG, via the coding sequence ATGAGCACGCTCACGCCGCCCCGTTCGACAGAGGACGCCCGCCCCTCCGAGGAGCTGTCGGCGCCGACCCGCGAGCGCATGTTCCGCCGCCGCGGATCCGGCGATTTCAGCAAGCCGACCCTCGGCGGTCTGATCGGTCGATACGCCCTCCTCCTCTTCGTCCTGGTGCTCGTCATCGGGCCGTTCATCTGGCAGCTGTCGACATCCTTCAAGGGGCCCCAGGAGAACATCTACTCCTTCCCGCCCGAGCTCATCCCGCGCGAGCCGACGCTGCAGAACTACAGCAGGGTCGCCGACATCGTCCCGGTGTACCTCTACGCCTGGCACTCGCTGCTCGTCTCGGTCGGCACGGTCGTCAGCAACGTCGTCCTGGCCACGTTCGCGGGCTACGCGCTGGGCTGCATGAGGTTCCGCGGCAAGTGGATCGTGATGGCGATCCTGCTCTCCACGCTGCTCTTCCCCGGCGAGGTGACGGTGACGAGCAACTTCCTGACGATCCGCGCCCTCGGGCTGGCCGACACCCTCTGGGGCGTCTTCCTCCCCGGCGCGATCAGCGCGATGAACGTGCTCCTGATCGCCACCGCCTGCCGCATGATCCCGAAGGACGTGCTGGATGCCGCGACGGTCGACGGTGCGACCACCTGGCAGCGCATCCGCCACATCGTGTGGCCGAACATCCGCGGCATGGTCTCGGTGGTCGCGATCTTCGCATTCATCGGGGCCTGGGACGACTACCTGTGGCCGCTCATCGTGCTGTCCGACCCGTCGAAGTACACGCTGACCGTCGGCATGGCGTATCTGAACAGCAGCTTCTCGGTCGACCCGCGCTTGATCGCGGCCGGCACCATGATCGCTCTCGTGCCCATCGTCATCATGTTCTCGTTCACGCAGCGCTTCTTCTTCAAGGGCGTGCAGGAGGGCGCGATCAAGGGGTGA
- a CDS encoding GH92 family glycosyl hydrolase, with product MSAAHLTPADGPADPPSSRPRAGVLPGPVFAFAFDPSAGEQRVDVPGLTDLEISPDTVLHWAFYADGPAATLSPHAALAVTVDVRFADGARLSDTSAVRDRYDFPLTAQAQFAARWSLPEQWNADTVSLVPFARRSGTVEVVLCAASLPGTADLPARCTGFVQVVVEAQAPARDLPPVERVDTRRGSHSGPRFSRGNTIPAVAMPHGFTFVTPATDAEDARWPYRPFVHDDPQGRRLEALQFSHQPSPWIGDRSVLQLMPFLGAPTSRRAGRRRWITPGSERARPHEYSADLGDGLQVEMTATAHAAVFRVHSADAAAPVGFVIDQLTDAGRLFWTDAGGFEGWIPEGPEDWGNAPRCFFAGTVRHPRDDERTLDRGPLDDDGRGRVTGYVGGRGSLEVRIGISFLSVEQARHALETEAPRSSAYGELRDAAAASWNRLLGRVSIPPLPDAEAPYRGLADEEHRSRIAAALHRMHLYPNSAAENAGTAEAPVWRFADVFAARESHDESGVAPAVDGELVVNNGFWDTYRTEWPALALLDPSLAGRLLDGQLEQYRRGGWMARWSAPGYVDSMVGTSSDQIFADAARWGVDFDRVTAFESGWRNACEPGPDARRGRKGIARGRFTGYIPSEVPEGMSWSIENAVSDAALGRLAAQLATESATAADAARYRSFARYFANRARSYRTLFDDDTGFFRGRDDEGAFSASGFDPRSWGGDNVETNAWGMSVGAVHDGAGLADLYGGPAGLGRHLDALFAEPETADERFGGAYGTVIHEQREARALRSGMCAISNQPAHHIPFMYAFSDRPWQSAPLVHDLAARLFAGAHIGQGFPGDEDNGEMSAWWLWAALGLYPLELASGRLRIGSPLFDDIRVDRGNGSSLRIRSRRATPSAHILQEARLDGVPLPSADLPIDALSGDAVLELEFGLDPAAALEAGSSLHDLAIWCPDLTSGAGEVVASTDTIRPDAVFDDGVPSGDAGVALRRGEWVGWRFEEPRGVTDVSVTVAATASSSALRWEAEGTDGLWMPVTMTHRAELPADRTTPFTLTARTVTSALRVRAVAEVTLRQLEIFDLG from the coding sequence GTGAGCGCCGCGCATCTCACGCCGGCGGACGGGCCGGCCGATCCTCCGTCGTCCCGTCCCCGAGCGGGCGTGCTGCCCGGCCCGGTGTTCGCCTTCGCTTTCGATCCCTCTGCCGGCGAGCAGCGGGTCGACGTGCCCGGGCTCACCGACCTCGAGATCTCCCCCGACACCGTGCTGCACTGGGCGTTCTACGCCGACGGTCCCGCGGCGACACTGTCTCCGCACGCAGCCCTCGCTGTGACGGTCGATGTGCGCTTCGCCGACGGCGCACGACTGAGCGACACGTCGGCCGTGCGCGATCGCTACGACTTCCCGCTCACCGCGCAGGCGCAGTTCGCCGCCCGCTGGAGTCTGCCCGAGCAGTGGAACGCCGACACCGTCTCCCTCGTCCCCTTCGCACGCCGCAGCGGCACGGTCGAGGTCGTGCTCTGCGCCGCATCCCTCCCCGGCACCGCCGACCTCCCCGCGCGGTGCACCGGGTTCGTGCAGGTCGTGGTCGAAGCGCAGGCCCCCGCCCGTGACCTCCCACCCGTCGAACGGGTCGACACCCGGCGCGGCTCGCATTCGGGTCCACGGTTCTCCCGCGGCAACACCATCCCGGCGGTGGCGATGCCGCACGGATTCACGTTCGTCACACCGGCGACCGACGCGGAAGACGCCCGCTGGCCGTACCGGCCGTTCGTGCATGACGACCCCCAGGGGCGACGGCTCGAAGCACTGCAGTTCTCCCATCAGCCGAGCCCGTGGATCGGCGATCGCTCGGTGCTGCAGTTGATGCCGTTCCTCGGCGCGCCCACCTCGCGCCGTGCCGGACGGCGGCGTTGGATCACCCCCGGCTCCGAACGGGCGCGTCCGCACGAATACTCGGCTGATCTCGGCGACGGCCTGCAGGTCGAGATGACGGCGACGGCGCACGCAGCGGTGTTCCGAGTGCACAGCGCGGATGCCGCCGCCCCGGTCGGCTTCGTCATCGACCAGCTCACCGACGCGGGGCGTCTCTTCTGGACGGATGCCGGCGGATTCGAGGGGTGGATCCCGGAGGGGCCCGAGGACTGGGGCAACGCTCCCCGTTGCTTCTTCGCCGGGACGGTCCGGCACCCCCGCGACGATGAGCGGACACTCGATCGCGGGCCCCTCGATGACGACGGCCGCGGGCGGGTCACGGGATACGTGGGCGGACGTGGATCGCTCGAGGTGCGGATCGGCATCTCCTTCCTGTCGGTGGAGCAGGCCCGGCACGCTCTGGAGACGGAGGCTCCGCGGTCGAGCGCCTACGGAGAGCTGCGCGATGCGGCCGCCGCCTCGTGGAACCGACTGCTGGGGCGGGTGTCGATCCCACCGCTGCCGGACGCGGAGGCCCCTTATCGTGGGCTCGCCGACGAGGAGCATCGGTCCCGGATCGCGGCCGCGCTCCACCGGATGCACCTGTATCCCAACAGTGCCGCCGAGAACGCCGGGACCGCGGAGGCGCCGGTCTGGCGATTCGCCGACGTGTTCGCCGCGCGCGAGTCACACGACGAGAGCGGAGTCGCACCGGCCGTCGACGGCGAACTCGTCGTGAACAACGGATTCTGGGACACGTACCGCACCGAGTGGCCGGCTCTCGCCCTGCTCGATCCCTCCCTCGCTGGGCGGCTCCTCGACGGGCAGCTCGAGCAGTATCGCCGCGGAGGCTGGATGGCGCGATGGAGCGCACCCGGATACGTCGACAGCATGGTCGGCACCTCGAGCGACCAGATCTTCGCCGATGCCGCACGCTGGGGCGTGGACTTCGACCGCGTCACCGCGTTCGAGAGCGGATGGCGGAACGCGTGCGAGCCGGGGCCGGATGCGCGCCGCGGTCGCAAGGGCATCGCGCGGGGCCGGTTCACCGGATACATCCCCTCGGAAGTGCCGGAGGGCATGAGCTGGAGCATCGAGAACGCGGTGAGTGACGCTGCACTCGGGCGCCTCGCGGCGCAGCTCGCCACCGAGTCCGCCACGGCCGCGGACGCCGCGCGCTATCGATCCTTCGCCCGATACTTCGCGAATCGCGCCCGGTCGTATCGCACGCTGTTCGACGACGACACCGGGTTCTTCCGCGGCCGGGACGATGAGGGCGCGTTCTCCGCATCCGGGTTCGATCCGCGATCCTGGGGCGGAGACAACGTCGAGACGAACGCCTGGGGCATGTCGGTCGGCGCCGTGCACGACGGTGCGGGCCTCGCCGACCTCTACGGCGGTCCCGCCGGTCTCGGACGCCACCTCGACGCCCTGTTCGCCGAACCCGAGACCGCCGATGAACGCTTCGGCGGCGCGTACGGCACCGTCATCCATGAGCAGCGCGAGGCGAGGGCGCTGCGTTCCGGGATGTGCGCGATCTCGAACCAGCCGGCGCACCACATCCCGTTCATGTACGCGTTCAGCGACCGACCGTGGCAGTCGGCGCCGCTCGTGCACGACCTCGCCGCGCGCCTGTTCGCCGGTGCGCACATCGGCCAGGGGTTCCCGGGCGATGAGGACAACGGCGAGATGAGCGCCTGGTGGCTGTGGGCCGCGCTCGGTCTCTACCCGCTGGAACTCGCCTCGGGCCGGCTGCGGATCGGGTCGCCTCTCTTCGACGACATCCGCGTGGATCGCGGAAACGGTTCCTCCCTGCGCATCCGGTCGCGTCGAGCCACCCCCTCGGCCCACATCCTGCAGGAGGCGCGACTCGACGGGGTGCCCCTGCCCTCGGCCGACCTGCCGATCGACGCGCTCTCCGGCGACGCGGTGCTGGAACTGGAGTTCGGCCTCGACCCGGCCGCAGCGCTCGAAGCGGGCTCCTCCCTCCACGACCTCGCGATCTGGTGCCCTGACCTGACCTCCGGCGCCGGTGAGGTCGTCGCCTCCACCGACACCATCCGTCCGGATGCAGTCTTCGACGACGGTGTGCCGTCGGGGGATGCCGGTGTCGCGCTGCGTCGCGGGGAATGGGTGGGATGGCGGTTCGAGGAGCCTCGCGGCGTGACCGACGTCAGCGTGACCGTGGCGGCGACGGCGTCGTCGTCGGCCCTCCGATGGGAGGCCGAGGGGACGGACGGCCTGTGGATGCCCGTCACGATGACACACCGGGCCGAGCTGCCGGCCGACCGCACGACGCCGTTCACCCTGACAGCCCGGACCGTGACCTCGGCGCTCCGCGTGCGCGCGGTGGCCGAGGTCACGCTCCGTCAACTCGAGATCTTCGACCTGGGCTGA
- a CDS encoding fucose isomerase, with protein MTTYALPAPVSRPASAPKTAYLIASGDLREAANTGGWPVQVELEAGVTGVFNDLGWAVVRANDVDPETGHGFISSQRMGLEVFKNIPTDAPLIVAEAVWQYSHHVLAGLRTHQGPILTVANFAGDWPGLVGLLGLNAGLTKMDKPYATIWSVDFSDDWFKAGIKEWTETGAITHDASHVRVLPALPDSPEKQLGEALAAELLAEKAIIGVFDEGCMGMYNAIFDDELLNQTGIYKERLSQSALYAEMLEVTEAEADAAYDWLIDAGMTFRYGEDATTELTREQVQWQLKMYIAALRIADDFGLDAVGIQYQQGLKDLVPASDLAEGILNSTQRPPVTSRDGSRVLHDGRAFPHFNEADEGVAVDALVTDRVWRAMGLVPDNTLHDVRWGEEYDGQFVWVYEISGSVPASHLGGWQNAEGWRQGHVFFPAGGATINGVSKPGEIVLSRVFIADGILQADIFRASVVELPAEETQRRKDATNPEWPIAHVVLHGVSRDQFMARHKANHAQLVYAPDAETADKALIAKAAMFDGMGIKVNLVGDVAV; from the coding sequence ATGACCACCTACGCACTTCCCGCCCCCGTGTCCCGCCCGGCATCCGCGCCGAAGACCGCCTACCTGATCGCGTCGGGCGACCTGCGCGAGGCCGCCAACACCGGCGGCTGGCCGGTGCAGGTCGAGCTCGAGGCCGGCGTCACCGGCGTCTTCAACGACCTGGGATGGGCCGTCGTCCGCGCCAACGACGTCGACCCCGAGACGGGCCACGGCTTCATCTCGAGCCAGCGCATGGGCCTCGAGGTCTTCAAGAACATCCCGACCGACGCCCCGCTCATCGTCGCCGAGGCCGTGTGGCAGTACTCCCACCACGTGCTCGCCGGCCTTCGCACGCACCAGGGGCCGATCCTCACGGTCGCGAACTTCGCCGGTGACTGGCCCGGCCTCGTCGGACTGCTCGGCCTGAACGCCGGTCTGACGAAGATGGACAAGCCCTACGCCACGATCTGGTCGGTCGACTTCTCGGACGACTGGTTCAAGGCCGGCATCAAGGAGTGGACGGAGACGGGCGCCATCACCCATGACGCCTCGCACGTGCGCGTGCTCCCCGCCCTCCCCGACAGCCCCGAGAAGCAGTTGGGCGAGGCCCTCGCAGCGGAGCTCCTGGCGGAGAAGGCCATCATCGGCGTCTTCGACGAGGGCTGCATGGGCATGTACAACGCCATCTTCGACGACGAGCTGCTCAACCAGACCGGCATCTACAAGGAGCGCCTGTCGCAGTCGGCCCTCTACGCCGAGATGCTCGAGGTCACCGAGGCCGAGGCGGACGCCGCGTATGACTGGCTGATCGACGCGGGCATGACCTTCCGGTACGGCGAGGATGCCACCACCGAGCTCACCCGCGAGCAGGTGCAGTGGCAGCTGAAGATGTACATCGCCGCGCTCCGCATCGCCGACGACTTCGGGCTCGACGCGGTGGGCATCCAGTACCAGCAGGGGCTGAAGGACCTGGTTCCGGCCTCCGATCTCGCCGAGGGCATCCTGAACTCGACTCAGCGTCCGCCGGTGACCTCACGCGACGGTTCGCGGGTGCTGCACGACGGCCGCGCGTTCCCGCACTTCAACGAGGCCGACGAGGGGGTCGCCGTGGACGCGCTGGTCACCGATCGCGTCTGGCGTGCGATGGGCCTCGTGCCCGACAACACCCTGCACGACGTGCGCTGGGGCGAGGAGTACGACGGGCAGTTCGTCTGGGTCTACGAGATCTCGGGCTCGGTTCCGGCGTCGCACCTGGGCGGATGGCAGAACGCCGAGGGCTGGCGGCAGGGGCACGTGTTCTTCCCCGCGGGCGGAGCCACGATCAACGGCGTCTCGAAGCCCGGCGAGATCGTGCTGTCGCGTGTGTTCATCGCCGACGGGATCCTGCAGGCGGACATCTTCCGCGCGTCGGTCGTCGAGCTCCCGGCCGAGGAGACCCAGCGCCGCAAGGACGCTACGAACCCGGAGTGGCCGATCGCCCACGTCGTGCTGCACGGCGTCTCCCGCGACCAGTTCATGGCCCGCCACAAGGCCAACCACGCACAGCTCGTCTACGCTCCGGATGCCGAGACGGCGGACAAGGCTCTGATCGCCAAGGCCGCGATGTTCGACGGAATGGGCATCAAGGTCAACCTGGTGGGAGACGTGGCGGTCTGA
- a CDS encoding FGGY-family carbohydrate kinase yields the protein MRCTLGVDVGTSSTKGVLVAPDGTIIATTAREHDVSRPHTGWVEMDASIWWDEFVDIARELLAAHPDAEVVAVGVSGMGPCILLADENDQPVRPAILYGVDTRASAQIERITAELGVDEITRIGGSVLTSQAGGPKIAWIAEEEPAAWARARRLFMPASWLVRRLTGAYVFDHQSASQVSPLYDIESERWHAPFWGRYATTIVQPRLAWAGDIAGTVTLQAAESTGIPAGTPVITGTIDAWTEAVSVGAHETADLMLMYGTTMFMVFTSAVTPGEPALRTPSMWTTAGAFPGTRNLAGGLSTSGALTAWLKELTGADYPQLLAEAEASGVGARGVLMLPYFAGERTPIQDPDARGVIAGLTLEHTRGDLYRAALEATALGVRHNVETMRAAGADIRRIVAVGGGTQGRLWLQIVSDVTGLVQEVPETTIGASYGAAFLAAVAVAADGEAPLITDWNPITERITPNAELRTAYDTLFDRYVRLYDGTKGVVHELAAEQRGTSSHSTPEES from the coding sequence ATGCGATGCACCCTCGGGGTGGATGTCGGCACATCGAGCACCAAAGGCGTGCTCGTGGCGCCCGACGGAACCATCATCGCCACCACCGCCCGCGAGCACGACGTCTCCCGGCCGCACACCGGCTGGGTGGAGATGGATGCCTCGATCTGGTGGGACGAGTTCGTCGACATCGCCCGCGAACTGCTCGCCGCGCACCCCGATGCCGAGGTCGTCGCCGTCGGCGTCAGCGGGATGGGTCCCTGCATCCTGCTCGCCGACGAGAACGACCAGCCGGTCCGACCCGCGATCCTCTACGGCGTCGACACCCGCGCTTCCGCCCAGATCGAGAGGATCACCGCCGAGCTCGGCGTGGACGAGATCACCCGCATCGGAGGCTCGGTGCTCACGTCGCAGGCCGGCGGGCCGAAGATCGCCTGGATCGCGGAGGAGGAGCCGGCGGCCTGGGCGCGCGCCCGACGGCTGTTCATGCCCGCATCCTGGCTCGTCCGTCGGCTCACCGGCGCGTACGTCTTCGACCATCAGTCCGCGAGCCAGGTCTCTCCGCTCTACGACATCGAGAGCGAGCGGTGGCACGCCCCGTTCTGGGGTCGCTACGCCACCACGATCGTGCAGCCGCGCCTCGCGTGGGCCGGCGACATCGCCGGCACCGTCACTCTGCAGGCAGCCGAATCGACCGGAATCCCGGCAGGGACGCCCGTCATCACGGGCACGATCGACGCCTGGACCGAGGCCGTCAGCGTGGGCGCGCACGAGACCGCCGACCTGATGCTGATGTACGGGACGACGATGTTCATGGTCTTCACCAGCGCGGTGACGCCGGGGGAGCCCGCGCTGCGCACGCCGTCGATGTGGACCACGGCCGGCGCCTTCCCCGGTACCCGGAACCTCGCCGGAGGCCTCTCGACCTCCGGCGCGCTGACCGCGTGGCTCAAGGAGCTGACCGGTGCCGACTACCCGCAGCTCCTCGCCGAGGCGGAGGCATCGGGGGTCGGCGCCCGGGGTGTGCTGATGCTCCCGTACTTCGCAGGAGAGCGCACCCCCATCCAGGACCCGGACGCGCGAGGCGTGATCGCCGGGCTGACGCTCGAGCACACCAGGGGAGACCTGTACCGGGCGGCGCTCGAGGCCACCGCGTTGGGCGTGCGGCACAACGTCGAGACCATGCGGGCCGCCGGCGCCGACATCCGCCGGATCGTCGCGGTCGGCGGCGGTACGCAGGGGCGACTGTGGCTGCAGATCGTCTCCGACGTCACCGGTCTCGTGCAGGAGGTGCCGGAGACGACGATCGGTGCGAGCTACGGGGCCGCCTTCCTCGCCGCGGTCGCCGTGGCAGCCGACGGTGAGGCGCCGCTCATCACCGACTGGAACCCCATCACGGAGCGCATCACCCCGAACGCCGAGCTGCGCACCGCCTACGACACCCTGTTCGACCGCTACGTGCGTCTGTACGACGGAACGAAGGGCGTCGTCCACGAACTCGCCGCCGAGCAGCGCGGCACGTCATCCCACTCAACCCCGGAGGAATCATGA
- a CDS encoding LacI family DNA-binding transcriptional regulator → MTTIYDVARRAGVSPATVSRVFNGTRVSPEKIEAVRAAAEELNFTPNRAARTLRTQTSEVIALVIPDIENPYFTEMARGVEDVASEAGYSVVLCNSDSQTEKEATYLQIAIAEHMSGVIIAAASKATDLDSILSTGRPVVAVDRATRHELDLVVMANREAGVAATESLIAAGHRRIAYIGGPEDIDTAAERAAGWREALAAAGRDADIDELQRFATFRVDGARAAMEELLALPDPPDAVVAGNNLIGVGAIQVLTEHGLTPPAVGVAVVGSLPFTTLSPTAVTMVQLPARHMGVTAARMLLERIAGDTHPARTVVLRGETRQATARRSA, encoded by the coding sequence ATGACCACGATCTACGACGTCGCGAGGCGCGCAGGCGTCTCGCCGGCGACGGTCTCGCGGGTGTTCAACGGCACCAGGGTCTCGCCCGAGAAGATCGAGGCGGTGCGCGCCGCGGCGGAAGAGTTGAACTTCACGCCGAACCGCGCCGCCCGCACGCTGCGCACCCAGACGTCCGAGGTCATCGCCCTCGTCATCCCCGACATCGAGAACCCCTACTTCACGGAGATGGCCCGTGGCGTCGAGGATGTGGCCTCCGAGGCCGGTTACTCGGTGGTGCTCTGCAACTCCGACTCGCAGACCGAGAAGGAGGCGACGTACCTGCAGATCGCGATCGCCGAGCACATGTCCGGCGTCATCATCGCGGCGGCGTCGAAGGCGACGGATCTCGACAGCATCCTCTCCACCGGCCGACCGGTGGTGGCGGTCGACCGCGCCACCCGTCACGAGCTCGATCTCGTCGTGATGGCGAACCGAGAGGCGGGCGTCGCGGCGACCGAGTCCCTGATCGCCGCCGGCCACCGGCGAATCGCCTACATCGGCGGTCCGGAGGACATCGACACCGCTGCCGAACGCGCCGCGGGTTGGCGAGAGGCGCTCGCAGCGGCGGGACGCGATGCCGACATCGACGAGCTGCAACGGTTCGCGACGTTCCGTGTCGACGGCGCGCGAGCGGCGATGGAGGAATTGCTCGCCCTGCCCGACCCGCCGGACGCCGTCGTCGCCGGAAACAACCTCATCGGCGTCGGAGCGATCCAGGTGCTCACCGAACACGGACTCACCCCACCGGCAGTCGGGGTCGCGGTCGTCGGGTCGCTGCCCTTCACGACGCTCTCGCCGACCGCCGTCACGATGGTGCAGCTGCCCGCCCGCCACATGGGTGTGACGGCGGCGCGCATGCTCCTCGAGCGCATCGCCGGCGACACCCACCCTGCGCGCACGGTCGTGCTGCGGGGCGAGACCCGGCAGGCGACCGCCCGGCGTTCCGCGTAG